The Gemmata palustris genome includes a region encoding these proteins:
- a CDS encoding protein kinase domain-containing protein, which yields MTHPAPRVAAESARYRIDRAEAIKDGWQRDRRPDAAAALRENPDIAGDRAVAIDLAYEEFCTREEAGEVLDSTAFCARFSFGASLRRLLTLHRFLDDHPDALGGVPTNWPAVGEDVGDFFVLRELGRGSFSRVYLAIETTAGGRPVALKVSAAGSREADTLGPLSHPHLTPVLSSRSAGNWTVVAMPFVGTATLEDVLSVAWRSDRDEAPRSAAVLLEAAGCGGTGDDPPVLPGPAFPLRRATYEDAVGAVAAGLFAGVAYLHEQGIAHRDLKPSNVLLGPNGHPYLLDFNLASRSTDPWRLVGTLPYMAPEQLALMAEESASPPPDGRPGDVFACGVVLFELLTGRHPFGDPSALSAKLGREHVAAALLNAQRAGHLPLAPLNPRVRRAVRAAIGRCLALDPQSRPTAAELVALFTRISAPRARRFVVPVLAGAGILGLVLGYAILRPSTVPAEPVAPASEPPELSPRQRAMNLYQQGKYDLAAVEFQNIAAADNDGRAYGHAAHCLSECRIRDGAIKAADEAIRRGYREAPVYANRAYDHFQGGDLEAAKADCDEALRRDPNLLAARFTRADVYLQWYFKSGAVIPQEAISDIDRVTAGAPNVPDAWITAAQIHLLAPDGGPAARDAAVRAVRHAVSAGSPSKVIESNPVLQELADHPAFKDALAPRANHVAPSINLHLAKLAP from the coding sequence GTTGCCGCGGAATCGGCCCGCTACCGGATCGACCGGGCCGAGGCCATTAAGGACGGGTGGCAGCGCGACCGGCGCCCTGACGCCGCGGCCGCACTGCGCGAGAACCCGGACATCGCCGGGGATCGCGCGGTCGCCATCGACCTCGCGTATGAAGAGTTCTGCACCCGTGAAGAGGCGGGCGAGGTTCTCGACTCGACGGCGTTCTGTGCCCGCTTCTCCTTCGGCGCCTCGCTGCGCCGGCTCCTCACGCTCCACCGGTTCCTCGACGATCACCCCGACGCACTCGGCGGGGTTCCGACGAACTGGCCCGCGGTCGGGGAGGACGTGGGCGACTTCTTCGTGCTCCGGGAACTGGGCCGCGGCAGCTTCTCCCGGGTCTACTTGGCGATTGAAACCACGGCCGGGGGGCGCCCGGTCGCGCTGAAAGTCTCCGCCGCGGGCAGCCGCGAGGCCGATACGCTCGGGCCGCTGTCCCACCCGCACCTCACCCCGGTGCTGTCGTCCCGGTCGGCCGGTAACTGGACCGTCGTCGCCATGCCGTTTGTGGGGACGGCGACCCTGGAAGACGTGTTGTCGGTGGCCTGGCGCTCGGATCGGGACGAGGCGCCGCGGTCGGCCGCCGTTCTGCTCGAAGCGGCCGGGTGCGGCGGGACCGGGGACGATCCGCCGGTTCTCCCCGGTCCCGCGTTCCCACTCCGCCGCGCGACCTACGAGGACGCGGTGGGGGCGGTCGCGGCCGGGCTGTTCGCCGGCGTCGCGTACCTGCACGAACAGGGCATCGCCCACCGCGACCTCAAGCCGTCGAACGTGCTCCTCGGCCCGAACGGGCACCCGTACCTACTGGACTTCAACCTCGCGTCCCGGTCCACCGACCCGTGGCGCCTGGTCGGTACGCTCCCGTACATGGCCCCGGAACAACTCGCACTGATGGCGGAGGAGTCCGCGAGCCCGCCCCCGGACGGGCGCCCCGGCGACGTGTTCGCGTGCGGGGTCGTTCTGTTTGAACTGTTGACCGGTCGGCACCCGTTCGGTGACCCGAGCGCGCTCTCCGCCAAACTCGGACGGGAGCACGTGGCCGCGGCCCTCCTCAACGCGCAGCGGGCCGGTCACCTTCCCCTCGCTCCTCTCAATCCCCGGGTCCGGCGCGCCGTTCGCGCCGCGATCGGGCGCTGCTTGGCGCTCGACCCGCAGAGCCGGCCCACCGCGGCCGAATTGGTCGCACTGTTCACGCGGATCAGTGCCCCGCGGGCGCGGCGGTTCGTGGTTCCCGTTCTCGCCGGTGCGGGAATCTTGGGGCTGGTGCTGGGGTACGCGATACTTCGCCCCTCCACCGTTCCCGCGGAGCCGGTGGCGCCCGCGTCGGAACCACCGGAGCTTTCCCCGCGCCAGCGCGCGATGAATCTGTACCAACAGGGGAAGTACGATCTGGCGGCCGTGGAGTTTCAGAATATTGCGGCGGCGGACAACGACGGCCGAGCCTACGGTCACGCGGCCCACTGTCTGTCGGAGTGCCGGATTCGTGACGGGGCGATTAAGGCCGCTGACGAAGCGATTCGCCGGGGCTACCGCGAGGCCCCGGTGTACGCGAACCGGGCTTACGATCACTTCCAAGGTGGCGACCTGGAGGCGGCGAAAGCCGACTGTGATGAGGCGCTTCGCCGCGACCCGAATCTGTTAGCGGCTCGGTTCACGCGCGCCGACGTGTACCTCCAATGGTACTTCAAGAGCGGTGCGGTCATTCCGCAAGAAGCGATCTCCGACATCGACCGGGTGACGGCGGGCGCGCCGAACGTTCCGGACGCCTGGATTACCGCCGCGCAAATACACCTCCTCGCGCCCGATGGCGGACCCGCGGCGCGGGACGCCGCGGTGCGGGCGGTACGGCACGCGGTCTCGGCTGGGAGCCCCTCCAAGGTGATCGAGAGCAACCCGGTGTTGCAAGAACTCGCGGATCACCCCGCCTTCAAAGACGCGCTGGCCCCGCGCGCCAATCACGTCGCCCCGTCCATCAATTTGCACCTCGCGAAACTCGCTCCCTGA